The following proteins are encoded in a genomic region of Brachypodium distachyon strain Bd21 chromosome 1, Brachypodium_distachyon_v3.0, whole genome shotgun sequence:
- the LOC100843747 gene encoding cation-transporting ATPase HMA5, producing MAHLQLSAVAGGGGRAAAAGGGGDDMEDVALLGSYDEEMGAPPAGGGAGEEEEEEEEEEEEAQVRVTGMTCSACTSAVEAAVSARRGVRRVAVSLLQNRARVVFDPAQLKVEDIIEAIEDAGFEAEMLPDSAVSQPKTHKTLSAQFRIGGMTCANCVNSVEGILKKLPGIKGAVVALATSLGEVEYVPSAISKDEIVQAIEDAGFEAAFLQSSEQDKIFLGLTGLHTESDVDILHDILKKMAGLRQFSVNTALSEVEIVFDPEAVSLRAIVDTIEMGSNGRLQAHVQNPYTQGASNDAQEASKMLHLLRFSLLLSIPVFFIRMVCPSIPFISTLLLMHCGPFLMGDLVNWILVSVVQFVVGKRFYIAAYRALRHGSTNMDVLVVLGTTASYVYSVCALLYGAFTGFRPPIYFETSAMIITFVLFGKYLEVLAKGKTSDAIKKLVELVPATALLLLKDKEGKYVGEREIDALLVQPGDVLKVLPGSKVPSDGIVVWGTSHINESMITGESAPVPKEASSVVIGGTINLHGILHIQATKVGSGTVLSQIISLVETAQMSKAPIQKFADYVASIFVPIVITLSVLTFSVWFFCGWLGAYPHSWFDGTSNCFVFSLMFAISVVVIACPCALGLATPTAVMVATGIGANHGVLVKGGDALERAQNVNYVIFDKTGTLTQGKAVVTTAKIFSGMDLGDFLTLVASAEASSEHPLAKAVLDYAFHFHFFGKLPSSKDGIEQRKEEILSRWLLEVEDFAAVPGKGVQCLINEKKVLIGNRTLMSENGVSVPPEAESFLVDLEMNAKTGILVAYDRTFVGLMGITDPLKREAAVVVEGLKKMGVHPVMLTGDNWRTAQAVAKEVGIEDVRAEVMPAGKADVVRSLQKDGSIVAMVGDGINDSPALAAADVGMAIGGGTDIAIEAADYVLVRNNLEDVITAIDLSRKTFNRIRWNYFFAMAYNVVAIPVAAGALFPFTGLQMPPWLAGACMAFSSVSVVCSSLLLRRYRKPRLTTLLQITVE from the exons ATGGCCCACCTGCAGCTCTCGGCggtcgccggtggcggcggccgtgcggcggcggcgggagggggCGGCGACGACATGGAggacgtggcgctgctcggcTCGTACGACGAGGAGATgggggcgccgccggcgggaggcggcgccggggaggaggaggaggaggaggaggaggaggaggaggaggcgcaggTGCGGGTGACGGGCATGACGTGCTCGGCGTGCACGAGCGCCGTCGaggccgccgtctccgcccgCCGGGGCGTGCGGCGCGTCGCCGTGTCGCTGCTCCAGAACCGCGCCCGCGTCGTCTTCGACCCCGCGCAACTCAAG GTAGAGGATATAATAGAAGCTATAGAAGATGCTGGATTTGAAGCTGAAATGCTCCCAGATTCTGCAGTTTCTCAACCTAAGACACACAAGACATTGTCAGCACAATTTAGGATAGGAGGAATGACATGTGCTAATTGTGTAAACTCGGTTGAGGGTATCTTAAAAAAACTGCCAGGTATAAAAGGAGCAGTCGTTGCCTTGGCAACGTCATTAGGCGAAGTTGAGTATGTTCCTTCTGCCATTAGCAAGGATGAAATTGTTCAAGCTATCGAGGATGCTGGTTTTGAAGCTGCATTCTTACAGAGTAGCGAGCAAGATAAGATTTTCCTTGGCCTGACTGGCTTGCACACTGAGAGCGATGTAGATATACTACATGACATCCTTAAGAAGATGGCTGGTCTGCGACAGTTTAGTGTAAATACCGCCCTCTCAGAAGTTGAGATCGTATTCGATCCAGAAGCTGTTAGTCTGAGAGCAATTGTGGATACTATTGAAATGGGAAGCAATGGGAGATTGCAAGCGCATGTGCAGAATCCTTATACTCAAGGGGCTTCAAACGATGCACAGGAGGCCTCCAAAATGCTCCATCTTCTCCGCTTTAGCTTACTCCTAAGT ATTCCTGTATTCTTTATACGTATGGTCTGCCCAAGTATACCTTTCATCAGTACACTACTGCTCATGCACTGTGGACCATTTCTTATGGGGGATCTGGTGAACTGGATATTGGTAAGCGTTGTACAGTTTGTCGTCGGCAAGCGATTCTATATTGCGGCTTACAGGGCCTTGAGACATGGTTCTACAAATATGGATGTGTTAGTTGTTCTTGGCACCACCGCGTCGTATGTATACTCCGTTTGCGCACTCCTATATGGAGCATTTACTGGATTTCGACCTCCCATATATTTTGAGACAAGTGCAATGATAATTACGTTTGTGTTATTCGGGAAGTATCTTGAGGTTCTTGCAAAGGGGAAGACATCAGATGCTATTAAGAAGCTTGTCGAACTTGTCCCTGCTACTGCTCTTTTGCTTCTGAAAGACAAAG AAGGAAAATATGTTGGCGAGAGAGAGATTGATGCGCTGTTGGTCCAACCTGGTGATGTCTTGAAAGTGTTACCTGGTTCAAAGGTTCCTTCTGATGGGATTGTTGTTTGGGGGACAAGCCATATCAATGAAAGTATGATAACTGGTGAATCTGCACCCGTCCCCAAAGAAGCATCAAGTGTAGTAATTGGAGGAACAATCAACTTACACGGAATCCTTCATATACAAGCAACTAAAGTAGGATCAGGGACAGTTTTGAGTCAGATAATTTCTCTGGTTGAAACTGCTCAAATGTCCAAAGCCCCCATTCAGAAATTTGCTGATTAT GTGGCTAGCATTTTTGTTCCTATCGTCATAACCTTGTCCGTTCTAACATTCTCTGTGTG GTTCTTCTGTGGATGGTTGGGAGCATATCCACATTCATGGTTTGATGGAACCAGCAATTGCTTTGTTTTCTCCCTCATGTTTGCCATATCTGTTGTGGTGATTGCTTGCCCTTGTGCTCTTGGTCTGGCAACACCAACTGCTGTAATGGTGGCAACTGGAATCGGGGCTAATCATGGAGTACTTGTAAAAGGTGGAGATGCGTTGGAGAGGGCTCAAAATGTAAATTACGTGATTTTTGATAAAACAGGAACACTAACTCAAGGAAAGGCTGTTGTAACAACTGCAAAGATTTTCTCGGGAATGGACCTTGGAGATTTCCTCACACTAGTAGCATCTGCAGAG GCAAGCAGTGAGCATCCTCTTGCAAAAGCTGTTTTGGACTATGCATTTCATTTCCATTTCTTTGGCAAGCTCCCTTCATCTAAGGATGGCATTgagcaaagaaaagaagagataTTATCCCGATGGTTGCTTGAAGTTGAAGATTTCGCCGCAGTGCCTGGCAAAGGAGTTCAATGTTTGATCAACGAGAAGAAAGTTTTG ATTGGAAACCGCACCTTGATGAGTGAAAACGGGGTAAGCGTTCCTCCGGAAGCGGAAAGTTTCTTGGTAGACCTGGAAATGAATGCAAAAACAGGCATTCTGGTGGCATATGACCGTACTTTTGTGGGGCTCATGGGGATAACTGATCCCCTGAAAAGAGAGGCCGCTGTAGTTGTGGAAGGACTAAAAAAGATGGGTGTTCATCCGGTGATGCTCACCGGTGACAACTGGAGAACTGCACAAGCTGTTGCGAAAGAG GTAGGCATCGAGGATGTGAGAGCTGAGGTCATGCCTGCTGGAAAAGCCGACGTTGTTCGCTCACTCCAAAAGGATGGGAGTATAGTTGCCATGGTTGGGGACGGCATCAACGACTCCCCGGCTCTAGCAGCAGCCGATGTTGGGATGGCCATCGGAGGCGGCACGGACATCGCCATCGAGGCCGCAGACTATGTGCTTGTGAGGAACAATCTGGAAGATGTCATCACGGCGATCGATCTGTCCCGGAAGACGTTCAACCGGATCCGCTGGAACTATTTCTTCGCGATGGCGTACAACGTCGTCGCCATACCAGTTGCCGCCGGAGCACTGTTCCCGTTCACTGGGCTCCAGATGCCGCCGTGGCTGGCCGGTGCCTGCATGGCATTCTCGTCTGTAAGTGTTGTGTGTTCCTCGCTGTTGTTGAGAAGATACAGAAAACCAAGGCTCACTACCTTGTTGCAGATAACTGTAGAGTGA
- the LOC100838047 gene encoding uncharacterized protein LOC100838047: MDTALSAVASELTSRFVSFLISKYRNQACLKNKKNLESLRGLLLRVHTVVEEAEARHITNSKMLVQLKLLMEAMYQGYEALDTYSPLEQIRITDQSDQVSGSHTMEYFPIVTRRFNSSSSITVVSSSSKDVQSALENLEAAAANMAEFVTLLAGFDRMPRSPYSRYLFVDGFMFGRQVERQQIINILMLQDDVNLGAVPIMAVLPVIGGCRVGKKTLISSVCCDDRIRGRFSSILHVNGSEIREFDSTKFTSPPVRTLVVVELRSDIDDKEWHEFRSILTTLTSAGSKIVIISRLEKAARFGTVNNSPIRINGFSQEEYSYLFKVLAFGSADPGEHPRLALIGKELATMMQGSLVHLNVYSNMLRGNLSVQFWTRVLKLYKTVMEANLTSFGERPTALLQRGGVVDITEFSSSLSDNGSVRVMLLIAERVDGDSSSGGSGELLPKLGFGDIIAGSVALPMEFELVWESRLPPYTVISATCVARKAEHSAPPRKRCRRLSTPL, translated from the coding sequence ATGGACACTGCTCTCTCCGCAGTAGCAAGCGAGCTAACCAGCAGGTTCGTGTCTTTCCTGATCAGCAAATACAGGAACCAGGCATGcctcaagaacaagaagaaccTGGAATCGCTCCGTGGCCTCCTCCTCAGAGTCCACACCGtcgtggaggaggccgaggcacGACACATCACGAATTCAAAGATGCTTGTGCAGCTCAAGTTGCTCATGGAAGCCATGTACCAAGGATACGAGGCCCTGGACACCTACAGCCCCTTAGAACAGATCAGAATTACAGATCAGTCGGATCAGGTCAGTGGCTCTCACACCATGGAATATTTCCCCATTGTCACCCGCCGTTTCAATAGCAGCAGTAGCATTACAGTtgttagcagcagcagcaaggatGTGCAGAGTGCACTGGAAAATCTggaagcggcggcagcgaaCATGGCCGAGTTCGTCACTCTCCTGGCAGGCTTCGACCGGATGCCTCGCAGCCCGTATAGCCGCTACCTGTTCGTTGACGGCTTCATGTTTGGCCGCCAGGTCGAGAGGCAGCAGATCATAAACATCTTGATGCTACAGGATGATGTTAATTTGGGAGCGGTTCCAATAATGGCCGTGCTGCCTGTCATCGGCGGCTGCAGGGTAGGCAAGAAGACTCTAATCTCCAGCGTCTGCTGCGACGATCGCATCCGCGGCCGCTTCTCTTCCATTTTACATGTCAACGGAAGCGAGATCCGAGAATTCGACAGCACCAAATTCACTTCCCCGCCCGTGAGAACTCTGGTTGTCGTCGAGCTTCGATCGGACATCGACGATAAAGAATGGCACGAGTTCCGTTCTATACTCACGACTCTCACCTCTGCAGGAAGCAAGATCGTGATCATCAGTAGACTCGAGAAAGCAGCAAGATTCGGAACAGTCAATAATAGCCCGATCCGGATTAACGGCTTCTCGCAAGAGGAGTACAGTTATCTCTTCAAGGTGCTGGCCTTCGGGAGCGCCGACCCGGGGGAGCACCCGCGGCTGGCGCTGATAGGGAAGGAGCTGGCGACGATGATGCAGGGTTCGCTCGTGCATCTGAACGTGTATTCAAACATGCTGAGAGGCAACCTGAGTGTGCAGTTCTGGACCCGTGTCCTGAAGCTGTACAAGACTGTCATGGAAGCTAATCTGACATCCTTCGGTGAGCGCCCGACGGCGCTTCTGCAGAGAGGTGGCGTTGTGGATATCACCGAGTTTTCGTCGTCCTTGTCTGATAATGGCTCGGTTCGGGTTATGCTGCTGATTGCTGAAAGGGTTGATGGTGATTCTTCTTCAGGAGGATCAGGTGAGCTGCTGCCTAAGTTGGGATTTGGAGATATTATCGCAGGATCTGTTGCTCTGCCGATGGAGTTTGAACTGGTTTGGGAATCACGGTTGCCTCCGTACACCGTTATTTCTGCCACGTGTGTCGCGCGGAAGGCTGAGCACTCTGCCCCGCCGAGGAAGAGATGCCGCAGATTGAGTACGCCGttgtag
- the LOC100823442 gene encoding thioredoxin O, mitochondrial isoform X1: MARRLCRLPRLFPFVTAPKRQHPLPVAINPSPAAPRPSFSSPTTRLPPLFPALCRPFSSSAGESSMVVVGSADSFASIHSKVQDEKLPAVFYYTAVWCGPCRAMAPVIAKLSNQYPKIPVYKVDIDMDGFGNKLSDLKIFSVPTFHFYHKGEKTSEVVGADVKKLEVAMESLHKQQ; the protein is encoded by the exons ATGGCTCGCCGACTTTGCCGTCTACCTCGCCTCTTCCCCTTCGTCACCGCCCCCAAGCGCCAGCACCCTCTCCCCGTCGCCATAAACCCTAgccccgccgcgccccgcccttccttctcctccccgacgACGAGGCTGCCACCTCTGTTTCCCGCCCTCTGccgccccttctcctcctctgcaG GCGAATCAAGCATGGTGGTCGTCGGCTCGGCGGACTCCTTCGCCAGCATCCACTCCAAGGTGCAAG ATGAGAAGCTCCCGGCCGTGTTCTACTACACGGCGGTCTGGTGCGGCCCTT GTAGGGCGATGGCACCTGTGATTGCCAAGCTGAGCAACCAGTACCCCAAGATCCCTGTGTACAAAGTCGACATCGACATG GACGGATTTGGAAATAAGCTAAGTGATCTAAAAATATTCTCTGTG CCAACATTCCATTTCTATCACAAAGGTGAGAAGACAAGTGAAGTAGTTGGTGCTGATGTGAAAAAACTTGAAGTTGCCATGGAAAGTCTTCACAA GCAACAGTAG
- the LOC100846789 gene encoding probable mediator of RNA polymerase II transcription subunit 36b codes for MRAPARGGRGGRGFGGRSDGGGRGGRGFGGRSDGGGRGGRGRGGRTPRGGRGGRGGPGMKGGSKVVVVPHKHDGVFIAKAKEDALCTKNMVPGESVYGEKRVSVQNEDGTKVEYRVWNPFRSKLAAAVLGGVDNIWIAPGTRVLYLGAASGTTVSHVSDIVGPTGLVYAVEFSHRSGRDLVNMAKKRTNVIPIIEDARHPAKYRMLVGMVDVIFSDVAQPDQARILALNASYFLKNGGHFVISIKANCIDSTMPAEAVFASEVEKLKADQFKPSEQVTLEPFERDHACVVGGYRMPKKQKPT; via the exons ATGAGGGCACCGGCACGAG GAGGACGCGGCGGGAGGGGTTTCGGCGGGAGaagcgatggcggcggccgcggggggAGGGGGTTCGGCGGGAgaagcgacggcggcggccgcgggggtAGGGGCCGGGGAGGCAGAACGCCGAGGGGCGGCcgtgggggaagaggaggaccGGGCATGAAGGGCGGGAGCAAGGTGGTCGTGGTGCCGCACAAGCACGACGGCGTCTTCAtcgccaaggccaaggaggaCGCGCTCTGCACCAAGAACATGGTCCCCGGAGAGTCCGTCTACGGCGAGAAGCGCGTCTCCGTCCAG AATGAGGACGGGACCAAGGTTGAGTACAGGGTGTGGAACCCCTTCAGATCAAAGCTGGCTGCTGCGGTGCTTGGCGGTGTTGACAACATCTGGATT GCTCCTGGTACTCGTGTGCTGTATCTTGGTGCTGCCTCAGGAACAACAGTGTCTCATGTTTCTGATATTGTTGGACCG ACTGGGTTGGTTTATGCAGTGGAGTTCTCGCACCGGAGTGGCAGGGATCTCGTTAATATGGCCAAGAAGAGGACCAATGTCATTCCCATCATTGAGGATGCTAGGCACCCTGCAAAGTACAGGATGTTGGTCGGCATGGTTGATGTTATCTTCTCAGATGTTGCGCAGCCTGACCAG GCTAGGATCTTAGCCCTTAATGCTTCATACTTCTTGAAGAATGGTGGTCACTTTGTCATTTCAATCAAG GCGAACTGTATTGACTCCACCATGCCTGCTGAGGCCGTGTTCGCCAGTGAAGTGGAGAAGCTGAAGGCCGATCAGTTCAAGCCCTCGGAGCAGGTGACCCTGGAGCCCTTCGAGCGTGACCATGCCTGCGTCGTGGGTGGTTACAGGATGCCCAAGAAACAAAAGCCGACCTAA
- the LOC100828972 gene encoding F-box protein At5g07610: MDRIKKTSSPAADLTDDLIVEILSRLPAKSICRFKCVSPHWRRLITDRANRRKLPQTLSGFFRYAVGPDGDGKAISAPYFNSIISGLGEEERHVHDPSLSFLPGYYRSIIPKDCCNGLLLCICWKDSPSNEFHYVVCNPATEKWLILPQSDQDSQMFVIRVGFDPAVSPHFHVFSVLRDQNRFITGVDVYSSEAQAWSYKESGWAYGIMVYEPSVFLNGMMHFISCASTIVALDTEGKSWKTIPLLETMGYKCSFARSCAFIGKSQGHLHYLNVKGTDASLSVWILNNSCGDEWLFKYNISSSQLSGSKDVMNTWDYTVVAIHPECSLIFYVLNGEIMLVSYDIDHGEVHIIHKLKEPFYGSRNPYIPYIPLFRESESLSDHE; this comes from the coding sequence ATGGATCGCATCAAGAAGACGAGCAGCCCGGCCGCGGACCTCACCGACGACCTCATCGTGGAGATCCTCTCGCGTCTGCCGGCCAAATCGATCTGCCGTTTCAAGTGCGTCTCCCCGCACTGGCGCCGCCTCATCACCGACCGCGCAAACCGCAGGAAGCTCCCCCAAACCCTATCGGGCTTCTTCCGCTACGCCGTCGGgcccgacggcgacggcaaaGCTATATCAGCTCCTTATTTCAACAGTATAATCTCTGGGTtgggggaggaagagagacATGTTCATGACCCCTCATTGTCCTTCTTGCCCGGCTACTATAGGAGCATTATTCCGAAAGACTGCTGCAATGGCCTCCTCCTGTGCATCTGTTGGAAGGATTCTCCCTCGAATGAGTTCCACTATGTGGTGTGCAATCCTGCTACCGAGAAATGGCTGATCTTGCCACAGTCTGACCAGGACAGCCAAATGTTCGTCATTCGTGTGGGTTTTGATCCCGCCGTCTCCCCTCATTTCCACGTGTTTTCCGTTCTCCGAGATCAGAACAGGTTTATCACTGGAGTAGATGTGTACTCGTCCGAAGCACAAGCTTGGAGTTACAAGGAAAGTGGCTGGGCCTATGGTATTATGGTGTATGAACCAAGTGTCTTTCTCAATGGCATGATGCATTTCATCTCCTGTGCATCGACGATAGTTGCATTGGACACAGAGGGCAAGTCATGGAAGACTATTCCCCTGTTGGAAACCATGGGTTACAAATGCTCTTTTGCCAGGAGTTGTGCTTTTATTGGCAAGTCTCAGGGTCACTTGCATTATCTAAATGTTAAGGGAACAGATGCGTCACTATCAGTCTGGATTCTTAATAACTCTTGCGGTGATGAATGGCTCTTCAAGTACAACATTAGCAGTTCCCAGCTTTCTGGATCAAAGGATGTTATGAATACATGGGACTATACTGTGGTTGCAATCCATCCAGAATGCAGCTTGATTTTCTATGTTTTGAATGGTGAGATTATGCTAGTGTCATATGACATAGATCATGGGGAAGTTCACATTATCCACAAACTCAAAGAACCTTTCTACGGGTCACGTAATCCATACATTCCATATATCCCCTTGTTCAGAGAGTCAGAGTCATTGTCTGATCATGAGTAG
- the LOC100837740 gene encoding uncharacterized protein LOC100837740, producing LIYLLPKQTHLVATTVGDYGISLDVVDLRTAEIQRAPPGPYPGTIEASCDGLFIVGRHIGNPTTRQWAPLPRHVNNLVGLFRHQPSGEYRVLYWRTVFDAPLPLDLSDMVTLCPIEYFILAVGSDKPRPVKCSLTPA from the coding sequence TTGATCTACTTGCTGCCAAAACAAACGCACCTTGTCGCAACCACCGTCGGCGACTATGGCATCTCCCTCGACGTCGTCGACCTAAGGACCGCGGAGATCCAGCGTGCCCCGCCGGGCCCCTACCCGGGAACGATCGAAGCCTCCTGCGACGGCCTCTTCATTGTCGGCAGGCACATCGGCAACCCCACGACGCGCCAGTGGGCGCCTCTGCCCCGGCATGTCAACAATCTTGTCGGCCTCTTCCGGCACCAGCCTTCTGGGGAGTACCGCGTGCTCTACTGGAGGACAGTCTTCGACGCACCTTTGCCTCTTGATCTTTCCGACATGGTGACGCTCTGTCCAATCGAGTACTTCATCCTCGCCGTTGGCTCCGATAAGCCGAGGCCGGTCAAGTGCTCGCTAACACCTGCGTAA
- the LOC100823442 gene encoding thioredoxin O, mitochondrial isoform X2, with the protein MARRLCRLPRLFPFVTAPKRQHPLPVAINPSPAAPRPSFSSPTTRLPPLFPALCRPFSSSAGESSMVVVGSADSFASIHSKVQDEKLPAVFYYTAVWCGPCRAMAPVIAKLSNQYPKIPVYKVDIDMDGFGNKLSDLKIFSVPTFHFYHKGEKTSEVVGADVKKLEVAMESLHK; encoded by the exons ATGGCTCGCCGACTTTGCCGTCTACCTCGCCTCTTCCCCTTCGTCACCGCCCCCAAGCGCCAGCACCCTCTCCCCGTCGCCATAAACCCTAgccccgccgcgccccgcccttccttctcctccccgacgACGAGGCTGCCACCTCTGTTTCCCGCCCTCTGccgccccttctcctcctctgcaG GCGAATCAAGCATGGTGGTCGTCGGCTCGGCGGACTCCTTCGCCAGCATCCACTCCAAGGTGCAAG ATGAGAAGCTCCCGGCCGTGTTCTACTACACGGCGGTCTGGTGCGGCCCTT GTAGGGCGATGGCACCTGTGATTGCCAAGCTGAGCAACCAGTACCCCAAGATCCCTGTGTACAAAGTCGACATCGACATG GACGGATTTGGAAATAAGCTAAGTGATCTAAAAATATTCTCTGTG CCAACATTCCATTTCTATCACAAAGGTGAGAAGACAAGTGAAGTAGTTGGTGCTGATGTGAAAAAACTTGAAGTTGCCATGGAAAGTCTTCACAAGTAA
- the LOC112269791 gene encoding uncharacterized protein LOC112269791: MDTVAESFRQMRPPAVNPRHEMQLLDMGGTLAATSATYRMTELRIFMLQDHQQQQDVWVFQYRIKLPSMDIRRFQENGDWWAKVVSKDGDVLVSCFGRLLHCDRNGKLVADSKYDDDLPVVIPHRLKESLIQHPFLQKTKEN; the protein is encoded by the coding sequence ATGGACACGGTGGCGGAGTCGTTCCGGCAAATGCGCCCACCGGCTGTGAACCCGCGCCATGAGATGCAGTTGCTTGACATGGGTGGCACACTCGCTGCGACCTCCGCCACCTACCGCATGACGGAGCTGAGAATCTTTATGCTGCAggaccaccagcagcagcaggacgtCTGGGTGTTCCAGTATCGGATCAAGCTGCCGTCGATGGATATTAGGCGTTTCCAGGAGAACGGGGATTGGTGGGCGAAGGTCGTGTCCAAGGACGGAGATGTTCTTGTCAGCTGCTTTGGCCGCCTGTTGCATTGTGACAGAAATGGGAAATTGGTGGCTGACTCCAAGTATGATGATGATTTGCCGGTCGTCATTCCTCACAGGCTCAAAGAAAGCCTTATCCAGCATCCGTTTCTCCAAAAGACCAAGGAAAACTGA